Genomic DNA from Filimonas effusa:
GCCTGGCCGGGGTACTGATCGGCGGGGATATGCGGGAGGAACGCCTTTGCATCGATATAGAGGGCGTGGCCACCTGTTGGTTTTATGTACGGGATATTTTCGGCGTCGAGTTTCTCGCCGAGGTATTCGATGCTGCGGATGCGGTATTTGAGATATTCTTCCTGAACGATTTCTTCCAGACCTGTAGCAATGGCTTCGAGATCACGTCCGGCGAGGCCTCCGTAGGTAGGGAATCCTTCGGTAATGATGAGCAGGTTGCGGGATTGTTCGGCGAGTTCGGGATCATGCATGGCGAGGAAGCCGCCGATGTTTGCAAATGCGTCTTTCTTTGCGCTCATGGTACAGCCATCGGCATAGGAGAACAATTCCTGTGCGATTTCCTTTACCGTTTTATTCTCATAACCTTTTTCGCGCTGTTTAATGAAATAGCAGTTCTCTGCAAAGCGGCAGGCATCGATGAAGAAAGGAATTTTATTGGCTTTACAAACCTCTTTTACAGCACGGATATTTTCCATGCTTACGGGCTGTCCGCCGCCGGAGTTGTTGGTAACCGTGATAATGACGAGCGGAATGTTTTCGGCCCCTTTATCGGCAATAAACTGTTTGAGGGCTTTTACATTCATATTGCCTTTAAAAGGCGCTACCAGGGAAGGCTGACGGCCTTCGTCGCAAAGGAGGTCAACACCTTCGCCGCCTGCAAATTCAACGTTCGCGCGGGTTGTATCGAACAGGGTGTTACTGATGATGTATTTGCCTTTACCACTTTTGATCGTGAACAGGATCTTTTCTGCCGCCCTGCCCTGGTGAACGGGTATTACGAAGGGCATGCCTGTAAGTTCCCTGATAACCGATTCGAAGCGATAGAAGCTTGGGCTACCCGCATAGCTTTCATCGCCTTTCATGATACCAGCCCACTGATCGCTGCTCATTGCGCCTGTTCCACTATCGGTAAGCAGGTCGATGATCACGTCTTTGGCTTTTAAAAGGAAAGGATTGTAATGTGCCTCTGCCAGTAACTTTTCGCGTTCTTCACGTGTAGTTACATAAATAGGCTCCACCGATTTGATCCGGAATGGCTCAATAATAGTCTTCATACAACGTAGTTGTTGATTAGAATTATGATTAAAGGAATATGTAAAAAGTAAAAGGGGAAAGCTACCCAATGAGAAGCGGGCAGCAACAGCAGCAGTTTAAGAAGGTCTTGCTATTATGTTCTTCCAGATATTTGACATGTAGTGCAAATGCTAATGCAACAAATATATAGCTATTTTTTATATAGTCGTCAAAACAAGCGATAATGCTAAAAAAAACGTGAGTATAAGAAACGTTGCGGGGCAAACGGCGATAAGGCGGGTATTTATTAAGCGGGTGGGGGCTTGGGTAAAACGCCAGAGCAGCTCTATAAAACAAAAAGCCCGGCAACCTAAGGAAGCCGGGAGTTCTTTTCTAACTGTCTACTTATTTTAGGACGTTACAATTATCTTATTCTTTCGTTTTTACACGAACGATGGTGAATGAATAGGGAGGCAATCCGCCATCGAAAGCCTGGGTTACGCTACAGGAGATGGTTTCGGGTTTCAGCTGTTTATCGTCGGGGTTGCCTTTCAATACCGTGCGGCTGGCCGAGATGCCGGTGATACCCTGCAGGTTGACAGTTGGCACCACGGGGACCGGTAACAGGTTCACCATTTTAATAATGATATCCTGTGTATGGCTATCACGCACTACGGATACTGCTACCCGTTTTCTTACTGCATCCTGGTTATTGCTCAGCTTTATCGTTGACGGGAAATATTCATCGCCTGCGTGTATGCCATAGAGTTTTTGCACCTCATAGCCAACTGTAGGTTTTACGGTAGTATTATTGAAATAGATGAGGTTAGGGTTCCATTGCGTACGACCTTCTTTCGCCAGTAAGGGCGCATAGGAAGCCATGCTTACCACATCGCCGTTCCTCTCCAGTGATGTGAGATACAATGCTTCGGACAAAGCCGTTTCGAGGTTAACAGGGCGGCCGGGTAAATGTGCGGCGTATTCACCGAGATATACTTTTGATTTAGTGCGATCGTACCGATCGTAATAGTCCTGATTATTTATAAACCATCCGGGGGGCTGATAGTAGTGTTCATCGATGAGCGGCACCTGCAGCTTAGTGGCTATGCCCCATCCTTCTTCATAGTCTGTTCCTTCGGATGCAGGGCCTGCGGTACCTATCACCGAGATTTCGGGATGTTTTGCTTTTATTGCGTTAAAGATCATTGTAAACCGTTCTTCAAACACGTCGCTGATGAGGTCTTCATTACCGATGCCAATGTATTTGAGGTTAAACGGTGCGGGGTGGCCTGCTTCGGCACGTTTTTTACCCCAGGTAGTTTTTACATCGCCGTTGGCATATTCTACGAGGTCGAGGATATCCTGGATATAGGCATCCATTTCATCCATAGGAATGCCGCCCTGCTGACCGCCACCGCCAACGCCTGAGTTCTGGCATGGTACGCCGGCTGCAATAACCGGAACGGGCGCTGCGCCAATATCTTCACAGAACTGGAAGTATTCGAAATATCCCAATCCTGCGGTCTGGTGGTATCCCCACAGGTTGCGCTGGGGTTTGCGTGCTTCGAGCGGCCCTATAGCATTCTTCCAGCGATAGATGTTCCCCAGGCCATCGCCATGAGCCACGCAGCCACCGGGGAAGCGGACGAATTTTGGATGGATATCGGCAATAACCTGGGCCAGATCGGCACGCAAGCCGTTCTTACGTCCTTTGAAGGTATTTTGCGGGAAGAGCGATACCATGTCGATGGCTATTCTGCCGGAACCTGAAGGTTGCAGTTCGAGCTGTGCATCTGCCACATCAGCAACAGGTGTTATTATTATCGTTTGATCTTTCCAGGAGTTGCCGGGCGCCGGCAAGGTGCCTGCAGCCAATTCCTTTCCATCTTTACCAACCAGTTTTACCTGCAGCTTACCTGGCTTTCCCTGCAGTGCGCGTGTGAAAACAGAGAAGCGATAGGGCTGGCCTTTTTTCAATGTAATGCCGTCGAAGCCGCTGTTTATGAGCCTGGCTCCTGCTGCACCGAAATCCAATACGGCGTAATTGGGATTATTGGGGTGTATGGGCTGTGCAGTTTCTATAGTGAACTGTGCGTTTGCGCCTTCCAGTTTCCAGGAATGCTTAGCATGCCAGCTTGTATCGTGGCCTTGTTTATCATCCAATGCATATTCAAAATCGCGGTTCTGCACCAGTTCGGCATATAAACCACCATCGGCAGCGTAGTTAATATCTTCAAAGAAGATACCGAGTAAGAGATCACTTATAGCTTTAGCTTGTCCGGGATGTACTGTTACGTCGACCGCGACGGGTTTGATGCCCGCGAAACGCTGTTCGTCCTGTTTTGTTGTTTCGGCATTCTGCAGCCTTTTGTATTGCTGCCATTCGTAATGCTTTATCATTTTATCTACAGCATTCCAGGCTACGCGGTGAACCTGTCCCTGCATCTCTCCTTCCGGCAGGCTCACTGTTACTTCGTCAGAAATATAAGCTGCGGCTGTTACCTGTTCGGGGGAGGTATAAGTTTTAAAATCTTTGGTAGATACGCGATAGTAATTACCTGAAGATGCGGTGTACACAATTACATAGCTGCCTGTGCCGGCGTTGTATTGTATGGAAGGTTTCAGGCAGTTTGCCACACCTTTCTGAACGGGGTAATCCTGGCGGCCCCAGTAAACAAGGTCGGGAGAACTTACGTGGGCAAATACGGGTTCATATTCGTTTAATCCCCATACGCATTGCCAGTTGCCTCCGGCGCCTTGTATCAGGAAGGGCTGGTTCATGCGTTTCTCGCTTCCCCAGCGACCGTAATCGCTTTTTACAAATGCATAGTTTTCGCCGATATTGAACCAGCTTTTTTTGTCGGGGCTCCATGCAAACTGCAAGCCTGTTCGCCCGCCGTTCTTAACTGTGGCGTAAGAGAACAGGTAAACCGAATCGGGGACGTTGGCATGTGCCAGGACAGGGGCTATGCCGGTGAAGGAAAACAGACAGAGAAAGAGAGTTATTCTTTTCATATCAATTAATCGTAGCGTTATTTAATGCTGTAGCGTAAATATAATGTCATTATAAGAATTAACTAATGCCCTATGCTTTCAAAGCAGGCACCTCCCTTCTCAATAAGGAGGCGCCTATATGCTTTAAAAAGTTTTTTTCCATTTATTCAATAACCATTACGAATCCGCTGCCGGGAGCTATTTCCAGCACCTGGGCTGCTGAAGTGCTGCCTTTTGTTTCATCGAAACTTGCGGGTTTATCACCATCTTTCAAGAGGCTGAATTTGCTACCCAATGCGGCGGTATTCAAGGTTAATTTCCGGGGTGTTGCAGCGGCATTGATACCGGCGACATACCATTTGTTTCCTGCCTTACGCGCCAGGGCTACGTACTGTCCGGGGTAACCTTCCATAAATTTCACCTGTTCCCAGCTTACGGGCAAATTCCTTAAAAAGGACCTAACATTTTCAGGTATGTGCTGCATGCCTTCGGGCGACTCGGCAAAATGCTGGATGCCGGATAAGAACAATACCGATAAAGCCAGCTCGAAGCCACCTGAGGTACGGCGAACCAGGTTACCGCTTAGTTTATACAGGTTCATGGGCGTGTAATCCATGGGATCGAAGAGGTTGCGGGCAAAAGGCACCGTAGCGCACATTACCGCCTGTTTATCGGCTTCATGCTGATTGAAGGTAACATTTTCGAAGCCCCGTACGGCCTCGGTTGTCATGAGGTTGGGATAAGTTCTTGCCCATCCGCGCGGCAATGTGGCGCCATGGAAGTTAACCATGAGCTGACAGGCTGCCGCATCGTTTAAAATATCGATATAGTATTGCATCACCGATTGCCCGTCGCCACCAAAGAAGTCGATTTTCACGCCTTTGATACCCATGGCCTGTATGCGATGAAACTCTTTCATACGGCTCTCATGCGTGAGCAGCAGATTCCTGGGCGTGTACTTTACCGTGTTCCAGTCTCCTGCAGAATTATACCATAGGAGCAAGCCTACGTTTTTAGACTTTGCATAATCGGCAAGGATCTGAATACTATCGTATCCTATTTTCCTGTCCCAGTCGGCATCGATAAGACAGTATTGCCAGTTCATGCCGGCGGCAAAGTCGATATATTTTTTTTGTTCTTTGAATATGATGTAGTCGTCTTTTGAGTTGATCCAGCTCCAGGAAGCCTTGCCTGGTTTTATGTAGGAGACATCGTTCAGGCTTTGTGCGGCGGCGAGGTCTGTACCGGCGGTAGATTCCATGATATTTTTAAGCGAGCCTACTGCTATTACTTTCCAGGGAGTAGTGAAATTGTTATCTATAACGGGCAATAAACCTCCACCTAATACCACTTCGCGTTTGTCGGGGAAGCCGGTTGTAAATTTACCGTTACCTGCGGTAAGTAATTTTGTACCGCAGTAGTTGCCTTTCATTCCGGCTTCGGTGATGGCGACCCAGTTATTCCCGTTTTTAAATAATGCCGGATATACCCAGCCGACTGTATTATCGGCTACTTTTTCGACAGGGACTTCCTGTTCGTAGTATTCTTCGTAGGCGGGGTTTGAGCGTTCCCATCCGGTTTTGGCCACCTGCATAGGCTGCAGCCATGAGCGCACTCCCTGTTTAAAGCGGAAGTCTGTTTTTTCTTCTGTAACTACCGTATTTGCGGCGTTTTCTCCCGGGAGCAGGTATTGGAAAGCAACGGCATCATCGGAAACATTGAAAACAATATCAATGGGTTTACCTTGTTTATTCCTGTAATGAAATACACATTGATTGGCATTGTAGTGCACCTGTTGTTTTTTGCCATAGAGCAGGCGGTAATTTTCATTTACCGGCTTTGTTTTTGAGGCACCTGTAAAAACAAGCTCTTTATAAAGATCGGTTCCTGAAGTAACCAGGCCCAGCGCTGAAGGCAGCAGTATTGTATCTTTCTTTGCCAGCACCGTATAGGTCACTGTTCCATCTGCCGCGGAGGATAGCTTTACTGTCAATGTTTTACCAGGACTTGTTATAACCTGCGCCTGCAAACAGGTATACATAGCTGCGCCTACCATCATGGCGAAGCATACGATACTTCTTTTTAATTGTACCATAGCAAATAATACGGGTGATTCTTAAAACGGATTTATTTTCTCAAGAGCCTGACGCCGTATATACCGGCTGTTTCAGACCCATCCACTGCAACAAATTTTACTACAAGCGTTTTAGCAGCACCATCGGGGATCACGTAACCGGCAGAGAAGAAGTCGCCTCCTTTTGTACCATCGAGCTTCACTTCTGCTATGGGCTTGTCATTGATAAGAATGTGAAAGTGCCGGTTTTTATCGCCACCGTAGTAGGTAACCTGTAAGGTGGCAGCATCGGACGCCTCGTTCCTGAGGCGATAGGAGAACCAGCCTTTAGCTGAACGCCAGTGCCTGTTTCTGTGTATGCCGGTTATACTTTTGTCGCTTTCAATAAAATGATCAGACTCCGGTTGTTGTTCTCCGGGCGCTACCATGTCTATTGTTCTTGCTGCCAATGCAGCCTCCTGCTCCTGTTGTTTTTTTAATCTATCCAGATCCTGCTGCAGATCTTCCTGTGAGAGTTTATGCCAATAGATAATATACCGTGTGTCGTGTAAGGTATAAAAAGGGACCAGCTCAATATCGTTATACTTATCGGGATATACTTTAGAAGCGAACCGGAACGTGTTCTTTTTATCGCCTGCGGGGATTACCACGGCGTCTTTGTTATCATCGCTTACGAGCACAGGCATGTCCTGTAAGGCAGGCATGATACCGGGCGCTATATGTCCTCCCCTGCTATCATCGGCATACAGGCCTGTCATACCTTCTGTACCGGCTTTTGCAGCCAGTACAATGGGGCCGCGCATTACGGCTACGTAGCTGGGGATATGCGGTAATTCTTCGAACGTTGTTTGCATGGGTAACTGTACCGTTACCACATCACCTTCTTTCCAGGTTCTTTCAATGGCAACATAATCGCCCGGCGTTGCTGTAACCACCTGCTTCCTGCC
This window encodes:
- a CDS encoding tryptophanase, producing the protein MKTIIEPFRIKSVEPIYVTTREEREKLLAEAHYNPFLLKAKDVIIDLLTDSGTGAMSSDQWAGIMKGDESYAGSPSFYRFESVIRELTGMPFVIPVHQGRAAEKILFTIKSGKGKYIISNTLFDTTRANVEFAGGEGVDLLCDEGRQPSLVAPFKGNMNVKALKQFIADKGAENIPLVIITVTNNSGGGQPVSMENIRAVKEVCKANKIPFFIDACRFAENCYFIKQREKGYENKTVKEIAQELFSYADGCTMSAKKDAFANIGGFLAMHDPELAEQSRNLLIITEGFPTYGGLAGRDLEAIATGLEEIVQEEYLKYRIRSIEYLGEKLDAENIPYIKPTGGHALYIDAKAFLPHIPADQYPGQALSCALYLEGGVRGVEIGSVMFGKYDDDGKLVSPDNELVRLAIPRRTYTQSHIDYLAEVIVEVFKKRREIHGVAITYESQYLRHFTAQFKML
- a CDS encoding alpha-L-arabinofuranosidase C-terminal domain-containing protein; its protein translation is MKRITLFLCLFSFTGIAPVLAHANVPDSVYLFSYATVKNGGRTGLQFAWSPDKKSWFNIGENYAFVKSDYGRWGSEKRMNQPFLIQGAGGNWQCVWGLNEYEPVFAHVSSPDLVYWGRQDYPVQKGVANCLKPSIQYNAGTGSYVIVYTASSGNYYRVSTKDFKTYTSPEQVTAAAYISDEVTVSLPEGEMQGQVHRVAWNAVDKMIKHYEWQQYKRLQNAETTKQDEQRFAGIKPVAVDVTVHPGQAKAISDLLLGIFFEDINYAADGGLYAELVQNRDFEYALDDKQGHDTSWHAKHSWKLEGANAQFTIETAQPIHPNNPNYAVLDFGAAGARLINSGFDGITLKKGQPYRFSVFTRALQGKPGKLQVKLVGKDGKELAAGTLPAPGNSWKDQTIIITPVADVADAQLELQPSGSGRIAIDMVSLFPQNTFKGRKNGLRADLAQVIADIHPKFVRFPGGCVAHGDGLGNIYRWKNAIGPLEARKPQRNLWGYHQTAGLGYFEYFQFCEDIGAAPVPVIAAGVPCQNSGVGGGGQQGGIPMDEMDAYIQDILDLVEYANGDVKTTWGKKRAEAGHPAPFNLKYIGIGNEDLISDVFEERFTMIFNAIKAKHPEISVIGTAGPASEGTDYEEGWGIATKLQVPLIDEHYYQPPGWFINNQDYYDRYDRTKSKVYLGEYAAHLPGRPVNLETALSEALYLTSLERNGDVVSMASYAPLLAKEGRTQWNPNLIYFNNTTVKPTVGYEVQKLYGIHAGDEYFPSTIKLSNNQDAVRKRVAVSVVRDSHTQDIIIKMVNLLPVPVVPTVNLQGITGISASRTVLKGNPDDKQLKPETISCSVTQAFDGGLPPYSFTIVRVKTKE
- a CDS encoding glycoside hydrolase family 97 protein — its product is MVQLKRSIVCFAMMVGAAMYTCLQAQVITSPGKTLTVKLSSAADGTVTYTVLAKKDTILLPSALGLVTSGTDLYKELVFTGASKTKPVNENYRLLYGKKQQVHYNANQCVFHYRNKQGKPIDIVFNVSDDAVAFQYLLPGENAANTVVTEEKTDFRFKQGVRSWLQPMQVAKTGWERSNPAYEEYYEQEVPVEKVADNTVGWVYPALFKNGNNWVAITEAGMKGNYCGTKLLTAGNGKFTTGFPDKREVVLGGGLLPVIDNNFTTPWKVIAVGSLKNIMESTAGTDLAAAQSLNDVSYIKPGKASWSWINSKDDYIIFKEQKKYIDFAAGMNWQYCLIDADWDRKIGYDSIQILADYAKSKNVGLLLWYNSAGDWNTVKYTPRNLLLTHESRMKEFHRIQAMGIKGVKIDFFGGDGQSVMQYYIDILNDAAACQLMVNFHGATLPRGWARTYPNLMTTEAVRGFENVTFNQHEADKQAVMCATVPFARNLFDPMDYTPMNLYKLSGNLVRRTSGGFELALSVLFLSGIQHFAESPEGMQHIPENVRSFLRNLPVSWEQVKFMEGYPGQYVALARKAGNKWYVAGINAAATPRKLTLNTAALGSKFSLLKDGDKPASFDETKGSTSAAQVLEIAPGSGFVMVIE